In Micromonospora sp. NBC_01813, the following are encoded in one genomic region:
- a CDS encoding ABC transporter ATP-binding protein: MSRLELRGFGWRHAGRRAFAVRDVDLRVDAGERVLLLGPSGAGKSTLLAAVAGLLPDDSGEQVGTVRVDGLDPRKARERVGIVFQDPQTQLVMARSGDDVAFGLENRGVPAAEIWPRVDTALDLVGFRYGRRRSTAALSGGEQQRLALAGVLALQPDLLLLDEPTANLDPAGAALVREALTGALAADDRTTMVIVEHRVAQALPLVDRVVVLSPGGGVRADGPPGQVFDRYGAQLAAEGVWVPDRPLPVRRARATAGETLLTADRVGLAPRLTALPEPVSVHAGEALAVLGPNGTGKTTLALLLGGLLAPDTGAVRASPALTGGRLGAAPHRWRAADLVRRIGSVFQNPEHQFVTDTVADELALGPRRCGAEEPAVTRVVDDLLGRLRLDRLARANPYTLSGGEARRLSVATALATAPRLLVLDEPTFGQDRRTWIELVDLLAGLRDDGHGIVAVTHDAEFVDALADRRLTR; the protein is encoded by the coding sequence GTGAGCCGGCTGGAGCTGCGCGGATTCGGTTGGCGCCACGCCGGCCGCCGGGCCTTCGCGGTGCGCGACGTCGACCTGCGGGTCGACGCCGGTGAACGGGTCCTGCTACTCGGACCGTCCGGCGCGGGCAAGAGCACCCTGCTGGCGGCGGTGGCCGGGCTGCTGCCGGACGACTCCGGCGAGCAGGTCGGCACGGTCCGCGTCGACGGGCTCGACCCACGCAAGGCCCGGGAACGGGTCGGCATCGTCTTCCAGGACCCACAGACCCAGCTGGTGATGGCACGCAGCGGCGACGACGTAGCCTTCGGGCTGGAGAACCGGGGAGTGCCGGCGGCCGAGATCTGGCCCCGGGTCGACACCGCGCTGGACCTGGTCGGCTTCCGGTACGGTCGGCGGCGCTCCACCGCCGCGCTGTCCGGCGGCGAGCAGCAGCGGCTGGCGTTGGCCGGGGTGCTCGCGCTCCAGCCCGACCTGCTGCTGCTCGACGAGCCGACCGCCAACCTCGACCCGGCCGGTGCCGCGCTGGTCCGCGAGGCCCTCACCGGCGCGCTCGCCGCCGACGACCGCACCACGATGGTCATCGTCGAGCACCGGGTCGCCCAGGCGTTGCCGCTGGTCGACCGGGTGGTGGTGTTGTCGCCGGGCGGCGGGGTGCGCGCCGACGGCCCGCCGGGGCAGGTCTTCGACCGGTACGGCGCGCAGCTGGCCGCCGAGGGCGTCTGGGTGCCGGACCGGCCGCTGCCGGTACGCCGGGCCAGGGCCACGGCCGGCGAGACGCTGCTGACCGCCGACCGGGTCGGGCTGGCGCCACGGCTGACCGCGCTGCCGGAGCCGGTGTCGGTGCACGCCGGTGAGGCGCTGGCGGTGCTCGGACCTAACGGCACCGGCAAGACCACCCTGGCGTTGCTGCTCGGTGGTCTGCTGGCGCCGGACACCGGGGCGGTGCGGGCCAGTCCCGCGCTCACCGGCGGGCGGCTCGGGGCAGCGCCACACCGGTGGCGGGCGGCCGACCTGGTCCGGCGGATCGGTTCGGTGTTCCAGAACCCGGAACACCAGTTCGTCACCGACACCGTCGCCGACGAGTTGGCGCTCGGGCCACGCCGCTGCGGTGCCGAGGAGCCGGCCGTCACCCGCGTGGTCGACGACCTGCTCGGGCGGCTGCGGCTGGACCGGTTGGCCCGAGCCAACCCGTACACCCTGTCCGGGGGTGAGGCCCGGCGCCTCAGCGTGGCGACCGCCCTGGCCACCGCGCCACGCCTGCTGGTGCTCGACGAGCCGACGTTCGGTCAGGACCGCCGGACCTGGATCGAGCTGGTCGACCTGCTCGCCGGGTTGCGCGACGACGGACACGGCATCGTCGCGGTCACCCACGACGCGGAGTTCGTCGACGCCCTCGCCGACCGGCGGCTGACCCGATGA
- a CDS encoding ECF transporter S component: MTQHPATDPTARPRPDRRWRTVDIVVASVIAVAFGVIFWAWGLVWSATEAAFTFFPPAQAVLYGVWLVPAVLGALVIRKPGAALYCELVAALVSAALGSQWGALVIIQGLAQGIGAELVFLAVAYRSFRLPVALAAGAAAGLGAAIFDQIRYYAPYDLVSFRIPIFIVTVVSAVVLAGAGSVALTRALARTGVLDRFPAGRDRTLV, from the coding sequence ATGACGCAGCATCCAGCCACCGACCCGACCGCCCGGCCGCGCCCGGACCGGCGCTGGCGGACCGTCGACATCGTGGTCGCCTCGGTGATCGCGGTCGCCTTCGGGGTGATCTTCTGGGCCTGGGGGCTGGTCTGGTCCGCCACCGAGGCCGCGTTCACCTTCTTCCCGCCCGCCCAGGCGGTGCTGTACGGGGTGTGGCTGGTGCCGGCCGTGCTCGGCGCACTGGTGATCCGCAAACCCGGCGCGGCGCTGTACTGCGAACTGGTCGCCGCGCTGGTCTCCGCGGCGTTGGGCAGCCAGTGGGGCGCGCTGGTGATCATCCAGGGGCTGGCTCAGGGCATCGGCGCCGAGTTGGTGTTCCTCGCGGTGGCGTACCGCTCGTTCCGGCTGCCGGTGGCGCTGGCCGCCGGGGCCGCCGCCGGTCTCGGTGCGGCGATCTTCGACCAGATCCGCTACTACGCGCCGTACGACCTGGTCAGCTTCCGGATTCCGATCTTCATCGTCACCGTGGTCAGCGCCGTCGTGCTGGCCGGTGCCGGCAGCGTCGCGCTGACCCGGGCGTTGGCCCGCACCGGAGTACTCGACCGGTTCCCGGCCGGCCGCGACCGCACCCTGGTGTGA
- a CDS encoding permease, producing the protein MPGSAGTGAPPGPPRPPRRRLFGDRVGSVEVLAFLLIGLVIFREPLANAISNPRLQTWTTVFVSVMVQAMPFLVFGVVLSAVIAVFVPRSFWAKALPKHPALAVPVASAAGVVLPGCECGSVPIAGSLIRRGVTPAAALAFLLAAPAINPIVLVSTVVAFPNNPEMALGRGVASLIVAMVMGWLWLRLGRTDWIRLPHRPDLDDLSRARAFWAAVRHDIMHAGGFLVIGAMAAASINVLVPERWLQTLADNPVLSILALAVLAVLLSICSEADAFVAASLSQFSLTSRLVFLVVGPMVDLKLISMQAGTFGRRFAYRFAPATFVIAVVVAVAVGTVLL; encoded by the coding sequence CTGCCCGGGTCGGCCGGCACCGGTGCCCCGCCCGGCCCACCCCGCCCACCCCGGCGGCGGCTGTTCGGCGACCGCGTCGGCTCGGTGGAGGTGCTCGCCTTCCTGCTGATCGGATTGGTGATCTTCCGGGAGCCGTTGGCCAACGCCATCTCCAACCCCCGGTTGCAGACCTGGACCACGGTCTTCGTCTCGGTGATGGTCCAGGCGATGCCGTTCCTGGTGTTCGGGGTGGTGCTCTCCGCAGTGATCGCCGTGTTCGTGCCGCGGTCGTTCTGGGCGAAGGCGCTGCCGAAACACCCGGCGTTGGCGGTGCCGGTGGCCAGTGCCGCCGGGGTGGTGCTGCCCGGCTGTGAGTGTGGCTCGGTGCCGATCGCCGGTTCGCTGATCCGCCGGGGGGTGACGCCGGCCGCCGCGTTGGCGTTCCTGCTGGCCGCCCCGGCGATCAACCCGATCGTGCTGGTATCCACCGTGGTCGCCTTCCCGAACAATCCGGAGATGGCGCTCGGGCGGGGTGTCGCCAGCCTGATCGTGGCGATGGTGATGGGTTGGCTGTGGCTGCGGCTCGGCCGTACCGACTGGATTCGGCTGCCGCACCGGCCGGACCTGGACGACCTGTCCCGGGCGCGGGCGTTCTGGGCGGCGGTCCGCCACGACATCATGCACGCCGGCGGCTTCCTGGTCATCGGCGCGATGGCCGCGGCCAGCATCAACGTGCTGGTGCCGGAGCGCTGGCTGCAGACCCTGGCGGACAACCCGGTCCTGTCGATCCTGGCCCTGGCCGTGCTCGCCGTACTGTTGTCGATCTGCTCGGAGGCCGACGCGTTCGTCGCGGCCTCGCTGTCGCAGTTCTCGCTGACCTCGCGGCTGGTGTTCCTGGTGGTCGGGCCGATGGTCGACCTGAAACTGATCTCGATGCAGGCTGGAACGTTCGGGCGCCGGTTCGCGTACCGGTTCGCTCCGGCGACGTTTGTGATCGCCGTCGTGGTGGCGGTCGCGGTGGGGACGGTGCTGCTGTGA
- a CDS encoding TIGR03943 family putative permease subunit, with protein sequence MNKQAQGVVLLLLGGAVVKASVTDMYLRYVKEVLQPFLIVAGLLLIAAAIMTLWHDLRRRSTSIPAEPPLAADGDGHDDHGHGGHAHHEPKVGWLLILPVLGLLLVAPPALGSYSAAQAGTALSNEQAASDYPPLPDGDPATISVLDYASRAIFDEGKSLDGRAVALTGFVTDGPDGQPMLARIVLSCCAADGRPIKVGMDGSVPTGLPADTWIEVVGRYSDRIGTDPVNGASIPYLQVESWEQIDPPRQQYE encoded by the coding sequence GTGAACAAGCAAGCCCAAGGTGTGGTTCTGCTGCTGCTCGGCGGTGCGGTCGTCAAGGCCAGCGTCACCGACATGTATCTGCGCTACGTCAAGGAGGTGCTGCAGCCGTTCCTGATCGTCGCCGGACTGCTGCTGATCGCCGCCGCGATCATGACGCTCTGGCACGACCTGCGTCGCCGGTCGACATCCATCCCGGCGGAGCCCCCGCTCGCCGCCGACGGCGACGGCCACGACGATCACGGTCACGGCGGGCACGCCCACCACGAGCCCAAGGTCGGCTGGCTGCTGATCCTGCCCGTACTCGGACTGCTGCTGGTCGCCCCGCCCGCGCTCGGCTCCTACTCGGCCGCACAGGCCGGCACCGCGTTGAGCAACGAGCAGGCGGCGTCGGACTACCCGCCGTTGCCGGACGGGGATCCGGCCACGATCAGTGTGCTCGACTACGCCTCGCGGGCGATCTTCGACGAAGGCAAGTCGCTGGACGGCCGCGCCGTCGCGCTCACCGGCTTCGTCACCGACGGGCCGGACGGCCAGCCGATGCTGGCCCGGATCGTGCTCTCCTGCTGCGCCGCCGACGGCCGCCCGATCAAGGTCGGCATGGACGGCAGTGTGCCCACCGGTCTGCCGGCGGACACCTGGATCGAGGTGGTCGGCCGGTACAGCGACCGGATCGGCACCGACCCGGTGAACGGGGCGAGCATCCCGTACCTGCAGGTCGAGTCCTGGGAGCAGATCGACCCGCCCCGGCAGCAGTACGAGTAG
- a CDS encoding DUF6328 family protein — translation MNQETDRERWQRNFADLLQELRVAQTGVQILFAFLLTLPFSSGFPDTTDFQRDIYVVALLAAAAAAAMIISPVAFHRVLFRQGRKPDLVRFAHRMASGGLGFMLIAMVSSVLLVTDFILPRSVAFVLSGVTGIWFLTFWVGLPFVHRSWVRDDDDEWSDDAQIQLLRDPTR, via the coding sequence ATGAACCAGGAAACCGATCGGGAACGCTGGCAGCGCAACTTCGCCGACCTGTTGCAGGAACTGCGGGTCGCCCAGACCGGGGTGCAGATCCTCTTCGCGTTCCTGCTCACCCTGCCGTTCAGCAGCGGCTTTCCGGACACGACCGACTTCCAACGGGACATCTACGTGGTCGCGCTGTTGGCCGCCGCTGCTGCGGCAGCGATGATCATCTCTCCGGTGGCCTTCCACCGGGTGCTGTTCCGCCAGGGCCGCAAGCCGGACCTCGTCCGGTTCGCCCACCGGATGGCCAGCGGCGGCCTCGGCTTCATGCTGATCGCCATGGTCAGCTCGGTGCTGCTGGTCACCGACTTCATCCTGCCCCGGAGCGTCGCGTTCGTCCTTAGTGGTGTCACCGGGATCTGGTTCCTGACCTTCTGGGTCGGCCTGCCGTTCGTGCACCGCAGTTGGGTGCGCGACGACGATGACGAGTGGAGCGACGACGCGCAGATCCAGTTGCTGCGGGATCCGACCCGGTGA
- a CDS encoding Fur family transcriptional regulator, which yields MKTDDSATVEQTAVRNTRQRSAVSAILDELAGFHSAQELHAMLRERGDRVGLTTVYRTLQGLADSGEVDVMRPPGGEHLYRRCSQGHHHHLVCRSCGSAVEVEGPAVEAWAERVAAQHGYVGVSHTMEIFGTCPQCAARRTPAK from the coding sequence ATGAAGACCGACGACAGCGCCACCGTCGAGCAGACGGCGGTACGCAACACCCGGCAGCGCAGCGCGGTCAGCGCGATCCTCGACGAGCTGGCTGGCTTCCACAGCGCCCAGGAGCTGCACGCAATGCTGCGCGAGCGCGGCGACCGGGTCGGGCTGACCACCGTCTACCGGACCTTGCAGGGGCTGGCCGACTCCGGCGAGGTGGACGTGATGCGCCCACCCGGCGGCGAGCACCTGTACCGACGGTGCAGCCAGGGCCACCACCACCATCTCGTCTGCCGGTCCTGCGGTAGCGCGGTCGAAGTCGAGGGGCCGGCTGTGGAGGCCTGGGCGGAGCGGGTCGCCGCCCAGCACGGGTACGTCGGGGTGAGCCACACCATGGAGATCTTCGGGACCTGCCCACAGTGTGCGGCGCGACGCACCCCCGCCAAGTGA
- a CDS encoding ArsR/SmtB family transcription factor produces the protein MANGYEGYESAGELLRALSAPIRVAIVTELAQGERCVHELVEKLGAPQPLVSQHLRVLRGAGVVHGSRRGREIAYALVDEHVAHIVADAVSHAREVR, from the coding sequence ATGGCCAACGGGTACGAGGGGTACGAGAGCGCCGGCGAACTGCTGCGCGCGCTGTCCGCCCCGATCCGGGTGGCGATCGTGACGGAGCTCGCCCAGGGTGAACGCTGCGTCCACGAGCTCGTGGAGAAGCTCGGCGCGCCGCAGCCCCTGGTGTCACAGCACCTGCGGGTGCTGCGCGGCGCCGGCGTGGTGCACGGCTCCCGGCGCGGCCGGGAAATCGCGTACGCGCTGGTCGACGAACACGTCGCGCACATCGTCGCGGACGCCGTCAGCCATGCCCGGGAGGTCCGGTGA
- a CDS encoding metal ABC transporter permease has translation MSIFQYEFMIRALIGALVIGLAAPALGIYLVQRRMSLIGDGVGHVALTGVGVGLLLDRSPVLTAVIVAAIGAIAIELLRERGRTSGDMALAMLFYGGIAGGVMLVGLAGDRSNANLMAYLFGSLTTTSPEDLRIIVVLAAVVLATMLLLRPALFAICHDEEYARVSGLPVRTLNLLIAVTTAVTVTVAMRAVGLLLVSALMVVPVATAQQITRGFRSTMAAAMAIGLACAGAGVWLAGTANTALGATIVILAIGAFALAAAGAGAWRLLRRRGVRLPTAARLPTEAEPPEVVLER, from the coding sequence ATGAGCATCTTCCAGTACGAATTCATGATCCGCGCCCTGATCGGCGCGTTGGTCATCGGGCTGGCCGCCCCGGCGCTCGGCATCTACCTGGTCCAGCGGCGGATGTCGCTGATCGGCGACGGCGTCGGCCACGTCGCCCTGACCGGGGTCGGCGTCGGGCTGCTGCTGGACCGCTCCCCCGTACTCACCGCCGTGATCGTCGCCGCGATCGGCGCGATCGCCATCGAGTTGCTGCGCGAACGTGGCCGCACCTCCGGCGACATGGCGCTGGCCATGCTCTTCTACGGCGGCATCGCCGGCGGGGTGATGCTCGTCGGGCTGGCCGGCGACCGCAGCAACGCCAACCTGATGGCGTACCTGTTCGGGTCGCTCACCACCACCAGTCCCGAGGATCTGCGGATCATCGTGGTGCTGGCGGCCGTCGTGCTCGCCACGATGCTGCTGCTACGCCCGGCGCTGTTCGCCATCTGCCACGACGAGGAGTACGCCCGGGTCTCCGGCCTGCCGGTGCGCACCCTCAACCTGCTGATCGCGGTGACCACCGCGGTGACCGTCACCGTCGCGATGCGGGCCGTCGGGCTGCTACTGGTCAGCGCGCTGATGGTGGTGCCGGTCGCGACCGCGCAGCAGATCACCCGGGGATTCCGCAGCACGATGGCGGCGGCGATGGCCATCGGCCTCGCCTGTGCCGGCGCCGGCGTGTGGCTGGCCGGCACCGCCAACACCGCGCTCGGCGCGACGATCGTGATCCTGGCGATCGGGGCGTTCGCACTGGCCGCGGCCGGTGCCGGGGCGTGGCGGCTGCTGCGTCGGCGCGGCGTCCGGCTGCCCACCGCTGCCCGGCTGCCCACCGAGGCGGAGCCCCCCGAGGTGGTTCTGGAACGCTGA
- a CDS encoding metal ABC transporter ATP-binding protein: MTDSVVQVSHGVAGYDGRPVLRAVDLTVTSGEVVALLGANGSGKSTLIRAALGLVPLRSGTVQLFGMPLKRFRQWHRVGYVPQRLGAGSGVPATVGEVVASGRLARRGVLRPAGAADRAAVAAALTAVGLADRARDPVATLSGGQQQRTLIARALAGEPELLVLDEPTAGVDAASQEAFAQALGAFGASGGTVLLVAHELGPLQPLIGRAVVLHHGEVVHDGPVPEPAGHHADPDHEHVHPHAPAELSRMWHA, from the coding sequence GTGACCGACAGCGTCGTTCAGGTTTCGCACGGGGTGGCCGGCTACGACGGCCGCCCCGTGCTGCGCGCCGTCGACCTCACCGTGACCAGCGGTGAGGTCGTCGCGCTGCTCGGCGCCAACGGCTCCGGCAAGTCCACGCTCATCCGCGCCGCGCTGGGCCTGGTGCCGCTGCGTAGCGGCACCGTGCAGCTGTTCGGGATGCCGCTGAAACGGTTCCGCCAGTGGCACCGGGTCGGCTACGTGCCGCAGCGACTCGGTGCCGGCAGCGGCGTACCGGCCACCGTCGGCGAAGTCGTCGCCTCCGGCCGGCTCGCCCGGCGCGGCGTACTGCGACCCGCCGGTGCCGCCGACCGGGCCGCCGTCGCGGCGGCGCTGACCGCCGTCGGCCTGGCCGACCGGGCACGCGACCCGGTCGCCACGCTGTCCGGCGGGCAGCAGCAGCGGACCCTGATCGCCCGCGCGCTGGCCGGCGAGCCGGAGCTGCTGGTCCTGGACGAACCCACCGCCGGCGTCGACGCGGCCAGCCAGGAGGCGTTCGCCCAGGCACTCGGCGCCTTCGGCGCCAGCGGTGGCACCGTACTGCTGGTCGCCCACGAACTCGGGCCACTGCAGCCGCTGATCGGCCGGGCGGTGGTGCTGCACCACGGCGAGGTCGTCCACGACGGGCCGGTGCCCGAGCCCGCCGGCCACCACGCCGATCCCGACCACGAGCACGTACACCCCCACGCGCCGGCGGAGCTGTCCCGGATGTGGCACGCATGA
- a CDS encoding metal ABC transporter substrate-binding protein, protein MHNHPFRRTVATTAGALLALGGTAACAEDGSDNTATTAETLGVVAAFYPLQYLAERIGGDAVSVTGLAPPGAEPHDLELNPQQVGQISDADLVVYLSGFQPAVDAAVEQEGGDRAFDVVTVEPLLDATGDDGHGHGDEDEHAEGEDEHAEGEDGHEGEDEHAKDPHLWLDPTRFATVGDELAERLGAADPDRAADYTARAAALRTELEALDTEYAERLATCERREIITSHAAFGYLTTRYELEQIGITGLSPEDEPAPQRLAEVIEEAQEHQATTIFFETLVSPSIAETIASEVGAETAVLDPIEGLQPDADGDYFSVMRSNLDNLTAALGCS, encoded by the coding sequence ATGCACAACCACCCCTTCCGCCGTACCGTCGCCACCACCGCCGGCGCGCTGCTCGCCCTGGGCGGCACCGCTGCCTGCGCGGAGGATGGCTCCGATAACACCGCCACCACCGCCGAGACCCTCGGCGTGGTCGCCGCGTTCTACCCCCTGCAGTACCTGGCCGAGCGGATCGGCGGCGACGCCGTCTCGGTCACCGGCCTGGCCCCGCCCGGCGCGGAGCCGCACGACCTGGAGCTGAACCCCCAGCAGGTCGGCCAGATCAGCGACGCGGACCTCGTCGTCTACCTCAGCGGCTTCCAACCCGCCGTCGACGCGGCGGTCGAGCAGGAGGGCGGCGACCGGGCCTTCGACGTCGTCACCGTCGAGCCGCTGCTCGACGCCACCGGCGACGACGGTCACGGCCACGGTGACGAGGACGAACACGCCGAGGGCGAGGACGAGCACGCCGAAGGCGAGGACGGCCACGAGGGCGAGGACGAGCACGCCAAGGACCCGCACCTGTGGCTGGACCCGACCCGCTTCGCGACCGTCGGCGACGAGTTGGCCGAGCGTCTCGGCGCCGCCGACCCGGACCGCGCCGCCGACTACACCGCCCGCGCCGCCGCGTTGCGCACCGAGTTGGAGGCCCTGGACACCGAGTACGCCGAGCGGTTGGCCACCTGTGAGCGTCGGGAGATCATCACCAGCCACGCCGCCTTCGGCTACCTGACCACCCGCTACGAGCTGGAGCAGATCGGCATCACCGGGCTCAGCCCAGAGGACGAGCCGGCGCCGCAGCGCCTCGCCGAGGTGATCGAGGAGGCCCAGGAGCACCAGGCGACCACCATCTTCTTCGAGACCCTGGTCAGCCCGAGCATCGCCGAGACCATCGCCAGCGAGGTGGGTGCCGAGACGGCGGTGCTCGACCCGATCGAAGGACTGCAGCCGGACGCCGACGGGGACTACTTTTCGGTGATGCGTAGCAACCTCGACAATCTGACCGCTGCCCTGGGCTGTTCGTGA
- a CDS encoding DUF6703 family protein: MQPTQPSWPARLRRINPTGAFLAALALMLVGLFAPGVVGGAALFLLAGGLVMLLRLTWPAVPPAGRLLRLLVLTLLVAAALAKIF, from the coding sequence ATGCAGCCTACGCAGCCGTCGTGGCCGGCCCGGCTCAGGCGGATCAACCCGACCGGAGCGTTCCTCGCCGCGCTCGCGCTCATGCTGGTGGGCCTGTTCGCGCCGGGCGTCGTGGGCGGTGCGGCACTGTTCCTGCTGGCCGGCGGGCTGGTGATGCTGCTGCGGCTGACCTGGCCGGCGGTGCCGCCAGCGGGACGGCTGCTGCGGCTGCTGGTGCTGACCCTGCTGGTGGCGGCTGCGCTGGCCAAGATCTTCTGA
- a CDS encoding antibiotic biosynthesis monooxygenase family protein, with product MLVVNRFTVTDADTSGFVDRARSALRALAGCPGYQRGAVHRALEDPETWCLVTEWESVGTYRRALGAFEVKVHATPLLAASRDEPSAFEALVTALPGEEPATHTSDRATGPGR from the coding sequence GTGCTGGTGGTCAACCGGTTCACCGTCACCGATGCGGACACCTCGGGCTTCGTCGATCGGGCCCGGTCCGCGCTGCGGGCCCTGGCCGGCTGCCCCGGGTACCAGCGCGGCGCGGTGCACCGTGCGTTGGAGGATCCCGAGACCTGGTGCCTGGTCACCGAATGGGAGTCGGTCGGCACCTACCGGCGGGCGCTCGGTGCCTTCGAGGTCAAGGTCCACGCCACGCCGCTGCTCGCCGCGTCGCGCGACGAACCGTCTGCGTTCGAGGCCCTGGTCACCGCCCTGCCCGGCGAGGAACCGGCGACGCACACCAGTGACCGGGCCACAGGGCCCGGCCGCTGA